The Benincasa hispida cultivar B227 chromosome 11, ASM972705v1, whole genome shotgun sequence genome has a segment encoding these proteins:
- the LOC120089897 gene encoding uncharacterized protein LOC120089897, translating into MGGLDCMATKDREFEIDLEGGGNTSEDDLSSETDSTSKRHARKTFNRLRSGFLSSDGSISRIGSFASSSNSTKLVKLGVDENVELSMDSSDGEKRREFGAFAEKKNVKGKIGKVHKPPRPPRGPSLDAADRIFVKEMTELAVKKRATVERIKALKKMKAEKASSFNSSLPALFITLLFFVVIIFQGMSAKGSTMVLMSDSPAPSVGGSAGLIVQHSFQSSPDVNEPQSHILNFAGKQTSDPDAIREARSVEELKNH; encoded by the exons ATGGGTGGTTTAGATTGTATGGCTACAAAAGATAGAGAGTTTGAAATAGATCTTGAAGGTGGTGGTAATACCAGCGAAGATGATTTGAGCAGTGAAACTGACTCAACATCAAAAAGACATGCTAGAAAAACTTTTAACAGGCTTCGGAGTGGGTTTCTGAGTTCTGATGGATCTATAAGTCGAATTGGTAGCTTTGCTTCCAGTAGTAATTCCACCAAGCTTGTTAAGCTTGGTGTCGATGAGAATGTGGAGTTGTCGATGGACAGTTCAGATGGAGAAAAGAGGAGAGAATTTGGGGCTTTTGCAGAGAAGAAGAACGTGAAAGGGAAGATTGGAAAAGTTCACAAGCCACCACGACCTCCGAGGGGTCCATCGTTGGATGCTGCTGACAGGATCTTTGTTAAAGAGATGACTGAGTTAGCCGTGAAAAAGCGTGCCACAGTTGAGAGAATAAAAGctttgaagaagatgaaagctGAGAAAGCATCTTCATTCAACAGCAGCTTACCTGCCTTATTTATCACGCTGCTTTTCTTTGTAGTCATCATCTTTCAAG GAATGAGTGCTAAAGGTAGCACAATGGTATTGATGTCGGATTCTCCTGCCCCTTCCGTCGGTGGAAGTGCAGGCTTGATTGTTCAACATTCGTTTCAATCTTCCCCCGATGTTAACGAACCTCAATCCCACATTCTCAA TTTTGCAGGAAAGCAAACTTCTGACCCTGATGCCATACGAGAAGCGAGGTCGGTGGAAGAGTTGAAGAACCACTAA